From a single Hypomesus transpacificus isolate Combined female chromosome 14, fHypTra1, whole genome shotgun sequence genomic region:
- the arntl1a gene encoding aryl hydrocarbon receptor nuclear translocator-like 1a isoform X1, whose amino-acid sequence MEGDAFETEDVMNICDDLMADQRMDITSTMNEFMSPSSTDLISSSIHPPGMDFTRKRKGSTSDYQIDGFSFDDMDSDKDKLGGDHHGRIKNAREAHSQIEKRRRDKMNSFIDELASLVPTCNAMSRKLDKLTVLRMAVQHMKTLRGAANPYTEANYKPSFLSDDELKHLILRASDGFLFVVGCDRGKILFVSESVFKILNYSQNDLIGQSLFDYLHPKDIAKVKEQLSSSDTAPRERLIDAKTGLPVKTDIAPSPSRLCSGARRSFFCRMKCNRPSVKMEDKDFPSTCSKKKADRKSFCTIHSTGYLKSWPPTKMGLDEDNEPDNEGCNLSCLVAIGRLHPHIVPQPAHIDIRVKPTEYVSRHAIDGKFVFVDQRATAILAYLPQELLGTSFYEYFHQDDIGHLAECHRQVLQMREKINTNCYKFKIKDGSFITLRSRWFSFMNPWTKEVEYIVSTNTVVSCSVLEGADPSYPQSAASPQSMDSVLTSEGGGRRALQTVPGIPGGTRAGAGKIGRMIAEEVMEIQRIRGSSPSSCGSSPLNITSTPPPDTCSPGGKKIQNGGTPDLSLAGVVPGPDSVGYPYSVMSDASHPSIDIMDEPGSSSPSNDEAAMAVIMSLLEADAGLGGPVDFSDLPWPL is encoded by the exons ATGGAAGGAGATGCATTTGAAACAGAGGACGTTATGAACATCTGTG ATGATCTAATGGCAGACCAAAGGATGGACATCACCTCCACGATGAATGAGTTCATGTCTCCTAGCTCCACTGACCTCATCAGCAGCTCCATCCACCCCCCAGGCATGGACTTCACACGCAAGAGGAAGGGCAGCACCTCCGACTACCA AATTGACGGCTTTTCCTTCGA tgacATGGATTCTGACAAGGACAAACTTGGAGG tGACCATCACGGAAGGATAAAGAATGCCAG agAGGCCCACAGCCAGATTGAGAAGCGCCGACGGGACAAGATGAACAGCTTCATCGACGAGCTAGCGTCCCTGGTGCCCACCTGCAACGCCATGTCCCGCAAGCTGGACAAGCTGACGGTGCTGCGCATGGCCGTCCAGCACATGAAGACCCTGCGAG gagCAGCCAACCCTTACACGGAAGCCAACTACAAGCCCTCCTTTCTGTCAGACGATGAATTGAAGCACTTGATACTGAGG GCATCGGACGGCTTCCTGTTTGTGGTGGGATGTGACCGCGGGAAGATTCTCTTTGTCTCAGAGTCTGTCTTTAAGATCCTGAACTACAGCcag AACGACCTGATTGGCCAGAGCCTGTTTGACTACCTGCACCCGAAGGACATCGCCAAGGTGAAGGAGCAGCTGTCCTCTTCAGACACGGCCCCGAGAGAACGACTCATAGACGCCAAAA cGGGTCTCCCGGTGAAGACGGACATCGCCCCCAGCCCGTCCCGGCTCTGCTCCGGGGCCCGGCGCTCTTTCTTCTGCCGGATGAAGTGCAACAGGCCCTCCGTCAAGATGGAGGACAAGGACTtcccctccacctgctccaagAAGAAAG cgGACAGGAAGAGCTTCTGCACCATCCACAGCACGGGCTACCTGAAGAGCTGGCCCCCCACCAAGATGGGCCTGGACGAGGACAACGAGCCCGACAACGAGGGCTGCAACCTCAGCTGCCTGGTGGCCATCGGGCGCCTGCACCCCCACATCGTCCCCCAGCCCGCCCACATTGACATCCGCGTCAAGCCCACCGAGTACGTCTCCCGGCACGCCATCGACGGCAAGTTTGTGTTCGTGGACCAGAG ggcCACAGCCATCCTAGCCTACCTGCCCCAGGAGCTCTTAGGGACGTCGTTCTACGAGTACTTCCACCAGGATGACATCGGTCATCTGGCAGAGTGTCACAGACAAG TGCTGCAGATGAGGGAGAAGATCAACACCAACTGTTACAAGTTCAAGATCAAAGACGGCTCGTTCATCACGCTGAGGAGTCGCTGGTTCAGCTTCATGAACCCCTGGACCAAGGAGGTGGAGTACATCGTCTCCACCAACACCGTCGTCTC GTGCAGTGTGTTGGAGGGGGCTGACCCCAGCTACCCCCAGTCTGCAGCCTCTCCTCAGAGTATGGACAGTGTGCTCACATCTGAGG GAGGAGGGCGGCGGGCGCTGCAGACGGTGCCAGGAATCCCAGGTGGCACGCGGGCGGGAGCGGGCAAGATCGGGCGCATGATCGCcgaggaggtgatggagatCCAGAG GATCCGAGGATCGTCTCCCTCCAGCTGTGGCTCCAGCCCTCTGAACATCACCAGCACACCCCCTCCTGACACATGCTCCCCGGGGGGCAAGAAG ATCCAGAACGGGGGCACTCCGGATCTCTCGCTGGCAGGGGTGGTCCCTGGACCCGACTCTGTGGGGTACCCCTACTCCGTCATGA GTGACGCCTCCCACCCCAGCATAGACATCATGGACGAGCCGGGCTCCAGCAGCCCCAGCAACGACGAGGCGGCCATGGCCGTCATCATGAGTCTGCTGGAGGCCGACGCTGGTCTGGGGGGACCCGTAGACTTCAGCGACCTGCCCTGGCCcctctga
- the arntl1a gene encoding aryl hydrocarbon receptor nuclear translocator-like 1a isoform X2: MADQRMDITSTMNEFMSPSSTDLISSSIHPPGMDFTRKRKGSTSDYQIDGFSFDDMDSDKDKLGGDHHGRIKNAREAHSQIEKRRRDKMNSFIDELASLVPTCNAMSRKLDKLTVLRMAVQHMKTLRGAANPYTEANYKPSFLSDDELKHLILRASDGFLFVVGCDRGKILFVSESVFKILNYSQNDLIGQSLFDYLHPKDIAKVKEQLSSSDTAPRERLIDAKTGLPVKTDIAPSPSRLCSGARRSFFCRMKCNRPSVKMEDKDFPSTCSKKKADRKSFCTIHSTGYLKSWPPTKMGLDEDNEPDNEGCNLSCLVAIGRLHPHIVPQPAHIDIRVKPTEYVSRHAIDGKFVFVDQRATAILAYLPQELLGTSFYEYFHQDDIGHLAECHRQVLQMREKINTNCYKFKIKDGSFITLRSRWFSFMNPWTKEVEYIVSTNTVVSCSVLEGADPSYPQSAASPQSMDSVLTSEGGGRRALQTVPGIPGGTRAGAGKIGRMIAEEVMEIQRIRGSSPSSCGSSPLNITSTPPPDTCSPGGKKIQNGGTPDLSLAGVVPGPDSVGYPYSVMSDASHPSIDIMDEPGSSSPSNDEAAMAVIMSLLEADAGLGGPVDFSDLPWPL; encoded by the exons ATGGCAGACCAAAGGATGGACATCACCTCCACGATGAATGAGTTCATGTCTCCTAGCTCCACTGACCTCATCAGCAGCTCCATCCACCCCCCAGGCATGGACTTCACACGCAAGAGGAAGGGCAGCACCTCCGACTACCA AATTGACGGCTTTTCCTTCGA tgacATGGATTCTGACAAGGACAAACTTGGAGG tGACCATCACGGAAGGATAAAGAATGCCAG agAGGCCCACAGCCAGATTGAGAAGCGCCGACGGGACAAGATGAACAGCTTCATCGACGAGCTAGCGTCCCTGGTGCCCACCTGCAACGCCATGTCCCGCAAGCTGGACAAGCTGACGGTGCTGCGCATGGCCGTCCAGCACATGAAGACCCTGCGAG gagCAGCCAACCCTTACACGGAAGCCAACTACAAGCCCTCCTTTCTGTCAGACGATGAATTGAAGCACTTGATACTGAGG GCATCGGACGGCTTCCTGTTTGTGGTGGGATGTGACCGCGGGAAGATTCTCTTTGTCTCAGAGTCTGTCTTTAAGATCCTGAACTACAGCcag AACGACCTGATTGGCCAGAGCCTGTTTGACTACCTGCACCCGAAGGACATCGCCAAGGTGAAGGAGCAGCTGTCCTCTTCAGACACGGCCCCGAGAGAACGACTCATAGACGCCAAAA cGGGTCTCCCGGTGAAGACGGACATCGCCCCCAGCCCGTCCCGGCTCTGCTCCGGGGCCCGGCGCTCTTTCTTCTGCCGGATGAAGTGCAACAGGCCCTCCGTCAAGATGGAGGACAAGGACTtcccctccacctgctccaagAAGAAAG cgGACAGGAAGAGCTTCTGCACCATCCACAGCACGGGCTACCTGAAGAGCTGGCCCCCCACCAAGATGGGCCTGGACGAGGACAACGAGCCCGACAACGAGGGCTGCAACCTCAGCTGCCTGGTGGCCATCGGGCGCCTGCACCCCCACATCGTCCCCCAGCCCGCCCACATTGACATCCGCGTCAAGCCCACCGAGTACGTCTCCCGGCACGCCATCGACGGCAAGTTTGTGTTCGTGGACCAGAG ggcCACAGCCATCCTAGCCTACCTGCCCCAGGAGCTCTTAGGGACGTCGTTCTACGAGTACTTCCACCAGGATGACATCGGTCATCTGGCAGAGTGTCACAGACAAG TGCTGCAGATGAGGGAGAAGATCAACACCAACTGTTACAAGTTCAAGATCAAAGACGGCTCGTTCATCACGCTGAGGAGTCGCTGGTTCAGCTTCATGAACCCCTGGACCAAGGAGGTGGAGTACATCGTCTCCACCAACACCGTCGTCTC GTGCAGTGTGTTGGAGGGGGCTGACCCCAGCTACCCCCAGTCTGCAGCCTCTCCTCAGAGTATGGACAGTGTGCTCACATCTGAGG GAGGAGGGCGGCGGGCGCTGCAGACGGTGCCAGGAATCCCAGGTGGCACGCGGGCGGGAGCGGGCAAGATCGGGCGCATGATCGCcgaggaggtgatggagatCCAGAG GATCCGAGGATCGTCTCCCTCCAGCTGTGGCTCCAGCCCTCTGAACATCACCAGCACACCCCCTCCTGACACATGCTCCCCGGGGGGCAAGAAG ATCCAGAACGGGGGCACTCCGGATCTCTCGCTGGCAGGGGTGGTCCCTGGACCCGACTCTGTGGGGTACCCCTACTCCGTCATGA GTGACGCCTCCCACCCCAGCATAGACATCATGGACGAGCCGGGCTCCAGCAGCCCCAGCAACGACGAGGCGGCCATGGCCGTCATCATGAGTCTGCTGGAGGCCGACGCTGGTCTGGGGGGACCCGTAGACTTCAGCGACCTGCCCTGGCCcctctga
- the LOC124477287 gene encoding BTB/POZ domain-containing protein 10-like isoform X4 has product MSLHGASGAGLDRSRDRRRSSDRSRDSSHDRAEGQLTPCIRNVTSPTRQHHSDRDREGGSSSRPSSPRPPKPPLGTPGGSLALGSMGRCSSLGHPLCSDMIYVYDLIREGPGLRGVRAAERVTLIVDNTRFVVDPAIFTAQPNTMLGRMFGSGREYNFTRPNEKGEFEVAEGISSTVFRAILDYYKSGIIRCPDGVSIPELRDACDYLCISFNYSTIKCRDLSALMHELSNDGARRQFEFYLEEMVLPLMVASAQSGERECHVVVLTDDDVVDWDEEYPPQMGEEYSQIIYSTKLYRFFKYIENRDVAKSVLKDRGLKKIRLGIEGYPTYKEKVKKRPGGRPEVIYNYVQRPFIRMSWEKEEGKSRHVDFQCVKSKSITNLAAAAADIPQDQLVMLQPPNPQVDELDIQPQAQPPSYHYEPPDSDSPSPAV; this is encoded by the exons ATGAGCCTGCACGGAGCGAGCGGCGCCGGCCTGGACCGCTCCCGGGACCGCCGGCGCTCCAGCGACCGCTCCCGCGACTCTTCCCACGACAGGGCAGAGGGTCAGCTGACGCCCTGCATCCGCAACGTCACCTCCCCCACCCGCCAGCACCACTCTG accgtgacagagaggggggctcctcctccaggccctccAGCCCTCGCCCCCCCAAGCCGCCTCTCGGCACCCCAGGAGGAAGCCTGGCTCTGGGCAGCATGGGCCGGTGCTCCTCCCTGGGCCACCCACTGTGCTCCGACATGATCTACGTGTACGACCTGATCCGGGAGGGGCCGGGGCTGCGTGGCGTGCGCGCCGCCGAGAGGGTCACCCTCATCGTAGACAACACGCGCTTCGTGGTCGACCCAGCCATCTTCACCGCTCAGCCCAACACCATGCTGGGGAG GATGTTTGGTTCAGGGCGGGAGTACAACTTCACAAGACCCAACGAGAAGGGAGAGTTTGAGGTGGCAGAAGGGATCAGTTCCACTGTGTTCAGGGCCATCCTG GATTACTACAAGTCGGGGATAATCCGCTGTCCCGATGGCGTCTCCATCCCGGAGCTGAGGGATGCGTGTGACTACCTCTGCATCTCCTTCAACTACAGCACCATCAAGTGTAGAGACCTGA GTGCCCTGATGCACGAGCTGTCTAACGACGGCGCGCGGCGGCAGTTTGAGTTCTACCTGGAGGAGATGGTGCTGCCCCTGATGGTGGCCAGCGCCCAGAGCGGAGAGCGGGAGTGTCACGTGGTGGTGCTGACGGACGACGACGTGGTGGACTGGGACGAGGAGTACCCACCGCAGATGGGAGAGGAGTACTCACaga TTATATACAGCACAAAACTGTACAGATTCTTCAAGTACATTGAGAACAGAGATGTAGCCAAGTCCGTGTTGAAGGACAGAGGCCTGAAGAAAATCAGACTGGGCATTGAAG gTTACCCCACCTACAAAGAGAAGGTGAAGAAGCGCCCTGGGGGTCGCCCGGAGGTCATCTACAACTACGTCCAGCGGCCCTTCATCAGGATGtcctgggagaaggaggagggcaaGAGCCGCCACGTGGACTTCCAATGCGTGAAGAGCAAGTCCATCACCAACCTGGCGGCGGCGGCCGCAGACATCCCCCAGGACCAGCTGGTGATGCTGCAGCCGCCCAACCCCCAGGTGGACGAGCTGGAcatccagccccaggcccagccccccaGCTACCACTACGAGCCCCCAGACTCTGACTCTCCCTCGCCAGCCGTATGA
- the LOC124477287 gene encoding BTB/POZ domain-containing protein 10-like isoform X1 — protein sequence MPEDAKPGGKPDFFREAQVFCALIPQFIPCCFVFNLPCSEKDGPQPAVPQVEFELAAMSLHGASGAGLDRSRDRRRSSDRSRDSSHDRAEGQLTPCIRNVTSPTRQHHSDRDREGGSSSRPSSPRPPKPPLGTPGGSLALGSMGRCSSLGHPLCSDMIYVYDLIREGPGLRGVRAAERVTLIVDNTRFVVDPAIFTAQPNTMLGRMFGSGREYNFTRPNEKGEFEVAEGISSTVFRAILDYYKSGIIRCPDGVSIPELRDACDYLCISFNYSTIKCRDLSALMHELSNDGARRQFEFYLEEMVLPLMVASAQSGERECHVVVLTDDDVVDWDEEYPPQMGEEYSQIIYSTKLYRFFKYIENRDVAKSVLKDRGLKKIRLGIEGYPTYKEKVKKRPGGRPEVIYNYVQRPFIRMSWEKEEGKSRHVDFQCVKSKSITNLAAAAADIPQDQLVMLQPPNPQVDELDIQPQAQPPSYHYEPPDSDSPSPAV from the exons TCCCCAGCCCGCCGTGCCCCAGGTGGAGTTTGAGCTGGCGGCCATGAGCCTGCACGGAGCGAGCGGCGCCGGCCTGGACCGCTCCCGGGACCGCCGGCGCTCCAGCGACCGCTCCCGCGACTCTTCCCACGACAGGGCAGAGGGTCAGCTGACGCCCTGCATCCGCAACGTCACCTCCCCCACCCGCCAGCACCACTCTG accgtgacagagaggggggctcctcctccaggccctccAGCCCTCGCCCCCCCAAGCCGCCTCTCGGCACCCCAGGAGGAAGCCTGGCTCTGGGCAGCATGGGCCGGTGCTCCTCCCTGGGCCACCCACTGTGCTCCGACATGATCTACGTGTACGACCTGATCCGGGAGGGGCCGGGGCTGCGTGGCGTGCGCGCCGCCGAGAGGGTCACCCTCATCGTAGACAACACGCGCTTCGTGGTCGACCCAGCCATCTTCACCGCTCAGCCCAACACCATGCTGGGGAG GATGTTTGGTTCAGGGCGGGAGTACAACTTCACAAGACCCAACGAGAAGGGAGAGTTTGAGGTGGCAGAAGGGATCAGTTCCACTGTGTTCAGGGCCATCCTG GATTACTACAAGTCGGGGATAATCCGCTGTCCCGATGGCGTCTCCATCCCGGAGCTGAGGGATGCGTGTGACTACCTCTGCATCTCCTTCAACTACAGCACCATCAAGTGTAGAGACCTGA GTGCCCTGATGCACGAGCTGTCTAACGACGGCGCGCGGCGGCAGTTTGAGTTCTACCTGGAGGAGATGGTGCTGCCCCTGATGGTGGCCAGCGCCCAGAGCGGAGAGCGGGAGTGTCACGTGGTGGTGCTGACGGACGACGACGTGGTGGACTGGGACGAGGAGTACCCACCGCAGATGGGAGAGGAGTACTCACaga TTATATACAGCACAAAACTGTACAGATTCTTCAAGTACATTGAGAACAGAGATGTAGCCAAGTCCGTGTTGAAGGACAGAGGCCTGAAGAAAATCAGACTGGGCATTGAAG gTTACCCCACCTACAAAGAGAAGGTGAAGAAGCGCCCTGGGGGTCGCCCGGAGGTCATCTACAACTACGTCCAGCGGCCCTTCATCAGGATGtcctgggagaaggaggagggcaaGAGCCGCCACGTGGACTTCCAATGCGTGAAGAGCAAGTCCATCACCAACCTGGCGGCGGCGGCCGCAGACATCCCCCAGGACCAGCTGGTGATGCTGCAGCCGCCCAACCCCCAGGTGGACGAGCTGGAcatccagccccaggcccagccccccaGCTACCACTACGAGCCCCCAGACTCTGACTCTCCCTCGCCAGCCGTATGA
- the LOC124477287 gene encoding BTB/POZ domain-containing protein 10-like isoform X2 has protein sequence MASWTSSRNVNAADDNSSDGDNWERKLNSSLSPQPAVPQVEFELAAMSLHGASGAGLDRSRDRRRSSDRSRDSSHDRAEGQLTPCIRNVTSPTRQHHSDRDREGGSSSRPSSPRPPKPPLGTPGGSLALGSMGRCSSLGHPLCSDMIYVYDLIREGPGLRGVRAAERVTLIVDNTRFVVDPAIFTAQPNTMLGRMFGSGREYNFTRPNEKGEFEVAEGISSTVFRAILDYYKSGIIRCPDGVSIPELRDACDYLCISFNYSTIKCRDLSALMHELSNDGARRQFEFYLEEMVLPLMVASAQSGERECHVVVLTDDDVVDWDEEYPPQMGEEYSQIIYSTKLYRFFKYIENRDVAKSVLKDRGLKKIRLGIEGYPTYKEKVKKRPGGRPEVIYNYVQRPFIRMSWEKEEGKSRHVDFQCVKSKSITNLAAAAADIPQDQLVMLQPPNPQVDELDIQPQAQPPSYHYEPPDSDSPSPAV, from the exons TCCCCAGCCCGCCGTGCCCCAGGTGGAGTTTGAGCTGGCGGCCATGAGCCTGCACGGAGCGAGCGGCGCCGGCCTGGACCGCTCCCGGGACCGCCGGCGCTCCAGCGACCGCTCCCGCGACTCTTCCCACGACAGGGCAGAGGGTCAGCTGACGCCCTGCATCCGCAACGTCACCTCCCCCACCCGCCAGCACCACTCTG accgtgacagagaggggggctcctcctccaggccctccAGCCCTCGCCCCCCCAAGCCGCCTCTCGGCACCCCAGGAGGAAGCCTGGCTCTGGGCAGCATGGGCCGGTGCTCCTCCCTGGGCCACCCACTGTGCTCCGACATGATCTACGTGTACGACCTGATCCGGGAGGGGCCGGGGCTGCGTGGCGTGCGCGCCGCCGAGAGGGTCACCCTCATCGTAGACAACACGCGCTTCGTGGTCGACCCAGCCATCTTCACCGCTCAGCCCAACACCATGCTGGGGAG GATGTTTGGTTCAGGGCGGGAGTACAACTTCACAAGACCCAACGAGAAGGGAGAGTTTGAGGTGGCAGAAGGGATCAGTTCCACTGTGTTCAGGGCCATCCTG GATTACTACAAGTCGGGGATAATCCGCTGTCCCGATGGCGTCTCCATCCCGGAGCTGAGGGATGCGTGTGACTACCTCTGCATCTCCTTCAACTACAGCACCATCAAGTGTAGAGACCTGA GTGCCCTGATGCACGAGCTGTCTAACGACGGCGCGCGGCGGCAGTTTGAGTTCTACCTGGAGGAGATGGTGCTGCCCCTGATGGTGGCCAGCGCCCAGAGCGGAGAGCGGGAGTGTCACGTGGTGGTGCTGACGGACGACGACGTGGTGGACTGGGACGAGGAGTACCCACCGCAGATGGGAGAGGAGTACTCACaga TTATATACAGCACAAAACTGTACAGATTCTTCAAGTACATTGAGAACAGAGATGTAGCCAAGTCCGTGTTGAAGGACAGAGGCCTGAAGAAAATCAGACTGGGCATTGAAG gTTACCCCACCTACAAAGAGAAGGTGAAGAAGCGCCCTGGGGGTCGCCCGGAGGTCATCTACAACTACGTCCAGCGGCCCTTCATCAGGATGtcctgggagaaggaggagggcaaGAGCCGCCACGTGGACTTCCAATGCGTGAAGAGCAAGTCCATCACCAACCTGGCGGCGGCGGCCGCAGACATCCCCCAGGACCAGCTGGTGATGCTGCAGCCGCCCAACCCCCAGGTGGACGAGCTGGAcatccagccccaggcccagccccccaGCTACCACTACGAGCCCCCAGACTCTGACTCTCCCTCGCCAGCCGTATGA
- the LOC124477287 gene encoding BTB/POZ domain-containing protein 10-like isoform X3, giving the protein MAECPHLDDNSSDGDNWERKLNSSLSPQPAVPQVEFELAAMSLHGASGAGLDRSRDRRRSSDRSRDSSHDRAEGQLTPCIRNVTSPTRQHHSDRDREGGSSSRPSSPRPPKPPLGTPGGSLALGSMGRCSSLGHPLCSDMIYVYDLIREGPGLRGVRAAERVTLIVDNTRFVVDPAIFTAQPNTMLGRMFGSGREYNFTRPNEKGEFEVAEGISSTVFRAILDYYKSGIIRCPDGVSIPELRDACDYLCISFNYSTIKCRDLSALMHELSNDGARRQFEFYLEEMVLPLMVASAQSGERECHVVVLTDDDVVDWDEEYPPQMGEEYSQIIYSTKLYRFFKYIENRDVAKSVLKDRGLKKIRLGIEGYPTYKEKVKKRPGGRPEVIYNYVQRPFIRMSWEKEEGKSRHVDFQCVKSKSITNLAAAAADIPQDQLVMLQPPNPQVDELDIQPQAQPPSYHYEPPDSDSPSPAV; this is encoded by the exons TCCCCAGCCCGCCGTGCCCCAGGTGGAGTTTGAGCTGGCGGCCATGAGCCTGCACGGAGCGAGCGGCGCCGGCCTGGACCGCTCCCGGGACCGCCGGCGCTCCAGCGACCGCTCCCGCGACTCTTCCCACGACAGGGCAGAGGGTCAGCTGACGCCCTGCATCCGCAACGTCACCTCCCCCACCCGCCAGCACCACTCTG accgtgacagagaggggggctcctcctccaggccctccAGCCCTCGCCCCCCCAAGCCGCCTCTCGGCACCCCAGGAGGAAGCCTGGCTCTGGGCAGCATGGGCCGGTGCTCCTCCCTGGGCCACCCACTGTGCTCCGACATGATCTACGTGTACGACCTGATCCGGGAGGGGCCGGGGCTGCGTGGCGTGCGCGCCGCCGAGAGGGTCACCCTCATCGTAGACAACACGCGCTTCGTGGTCGACCCAGCCATCTTCACCGCTCAGCCCAACACCATGCTGGGGAG GATGTTTGGTTCAGGGCGGGAGTACAACTTCACAAGACCCAACGAGAAGGGAGAGTTTGAGGTGGCAGAAGGGATCAGTTCCACTGTGTTCAGGGCCATCCTG GATTACTACAAGTCGGGGATAATCCGCTGTCCCGATGGCGTCTCCATCCCGGAGCTGAGGGATGCGTGTGACTACCTCTGCATCTCCTTCAACTACAGCACCATCAAGTGTAGAGACCTGA GTGCCCTGATGCACGAGCTGTCTAACGACGGCGCGCGGCGGCAGTTTGAGTTCTACCTGGAGGAGATGGTGCTGCCCCTGATGGTGGCCAGCGCCCAGAGCGGAGAGCGGGAGTGTCACGTGGTGGTGCTGACGGACGACGACGTGGTGGACTGGGACGAGGAGTACCCACCGCAGATGGGAGAGGAGTACTCACaga TTATATACAGCACAAAACTGTACAGATTCTTCAAGTACATTGAGAACAGAGATGTAGCCAAGTCCGTGTTGAAGGACAGAGGCCTGAAGAAAATCAGACTGGGCATTGAAG gTTACCCCACCTACAAAGAGAAGGTGAAGAAGCGCCCTGGGGGTCGCCCGGAGGTCATCTACAACTACGTCCAGCGGCCCTTCATCAGGATGtcctgggagaaggaggagggcaaGAGCCGCCACGTGGACTTCCAATGCGTGAAGAGCAAGTCCATCACCAACCTGGCGGCGGCGGCCGCAGACATCCCCCAGGACCAGCTGGTGATGCTGCAGCCGCCCAACCCCCAGGTGGACGAGCTGGAcatccagccccaggcccagccccccaGCTACCACTACGAGCCCCCAGACTCTGACTCTCCCTCGCCAGCCGTATGA